GACACCGGCCGGGCGGGGGATTTTTTTCAGTTGCGGCGAGGTCTCCGGAGACGGGTATGCCGCCGCCGTTCTGGAAGCCCTGCGAAGGAGGGGATTTTCAGGCCCCCTCTTCGGCATGGGGGGATCCCTGGCCGCAGGGGCGGGAGCGGAGATCGTCTCCGACTCCAGGGCCCTTCACCTCATGGGCGTGGCGGACGTCCTTCCGGCCATTCCCCGGCTTCTCCGGCTCAAACAAAGCCTCGTCGGCCTCATCCTCTCCCGGCGGCCCGGTGCCGTGCTCCTCATCGACAGCCCGGACTTCCACCTTCCCCTCGCCGCCTCGCTCCGCAGGAGCGGATGGAGGGGCCCCATCGTGTACGCCGTGCCTCCCACGGTGTGGGCCTGGCGTTCGGGGAGGGTGAAGAACCTCCGCCGGGACACGGACCTCTGCCTCCCCCTGTTCCGGTTCGAGCACGAGTATCTTCTCAAGGCCGGGGTCAATTCGGCATGGAAAGGGCATCCCCTGGTGGACGAATTTTCCTCCCCCCTCCCGAAGGAGACTGATCCGAAACAGATCGCCCTCCTTCCGGGGAGCAGGCGGTCCGAAGTGGTCCGCCTTCTGCCCCCTCTGAAGGAATGCGCTTCCCTTTTGAAGGACAGGGGATACCGTCCGGTGTTCTCCATCGCTCCCGGAATGCCGGAAGATCTCAGGAACCGCCTCCGGGACGAACTGAAAGGCCATGAAACCTGGGAAGGCCCCGGGCGGGATCTCCTGGCGTCGAGTGCCGCGGCGGCGGGGGCGAGCGGCACTGTGGCCGTGGAGGCCATGATGCTCGGCAGATTCATGGCCGTTCTCTACAGGGGAGGCTTTCTCTCATGGCTCGCCTGGAAGACCCTGGTGAAGACGCCCCGCATTTCCATCCCCAACCTCCTTGCGGGGGAGGAGCTGTACCCCGAGTTCATCCAGGGCAGGGCCACGGGCAGGAACGCCTTCTCGGCCCTTCTGGGCTTCCTGGAGGACGAGCGAATCGCGGAGCATGTCCGGGCGGGCCTCCTGTCGGCCAGAAGTGGCATGGGATTCCCCGGGGCCGTGGATTTCTGGGCTGAGCACCTTGAAGCCCTGGTTTCGGGACAATCGGCCTTCCAGGGGAAAGGCGGTGACCCATGAAGTCCATTCTTCTCCTTGCCAACGGCCCGGGAGAGCTCTGGGGGTGGGTCCGGCCCGTGGCGGCGGAACTGAAGCGCCGTTCCCGGAAGGTCTCCCTCCTTCTCCTTCCCTGCCAGTTCGCCTCCGGCGAGGAGCGAAGAGTGGCGGAAAGCCTCGTCCCTGACGAACTCCGGGGGCCTTCGGGTCTCGCGGGAACGCTGAGGGACGCACTGTCCCTGGGCCGGACGGCGGAGGCTGTCCTTCAGCTCGGGGGTGACCTGGTCTGGGGGCGGATAGCCGCCGGGGCTGGACGGGCCCCTCTTTTGTGCTATGCTTACGGCAGAAAAAACGGCCTGTCCCGGTGCGACAGGGTTTTCACTGCCTTTCCTGCCATGGCGGAAGCCATGGGGGAAAGGGTACGGGTTGCCGGAGACCTGGTCAGGGATTCACTTGCCCTTGACGGACCCTTTCCTTCGGGTGAAGGTGAAGACCGGTCAGTCCTGTTTTTTCCCGGCAGCCGGGCCGCCATCCGGGAGTTTTCCTTCCCCTTTCTCAAGGAAATGCTCCCTTTCCTGAAGAAGAACGCTCCGGAATGGCGTTTCCGCATCGTCCTCTCCCCTTTTTCCACGCAAGGCGAGGAGGCAGTGTGGCAATCCGCAGGCTTTTCCACTGCCAGGGGAGCCGAAGCTTTCCGGGGAGCGGGGTTTGCCGTCACCCAGCCGGGGACCAATACCCTGGAACTCATGCACAGGGGAATTCCCTTCTGCGTGCTCGTTCCATTCGCTTCTCTCCGGAAGGTGCCCCTTCCGGGGCTTCCCGGGCTGATCGCCTCCCTTCCGGGAATCGGGCCGAGGTTTCGTGAGGCGGCGCTCAGGCGCCGGAGGAGAAAAATGGAGCTTCTGGCCTGGCCGAACCGCCTCGCCGGAAGGATGATGGCGGAAGAATGTATAGGGGACTATTCCCCCGAAACGGCGGCGGAGGCGGTGATTCCCTGGCTTCGGGACCGTTCCAGGCGGGACACCCTCCGGGACGCTCTCGGGGAAACGGCCGCATCCGCACCCTCCGGCGCCGCCGCGAGGATCGCCGACGAAACAGAAAGGATGACTGTCCGGGTATGAGCCTGATGACAACGCAGCAGGGCGGCGAAAGCCCGGGAAAAAAATCCGTCTACCTTCGGCTCCTTGCCAGCGCACGCCCCTACCGGAAACGTTTTTTCTGGGCGGTGGGGTGCATGCTCCTCGCTTCGGCATGCAACGTGGTCCCTCCCTGGCTTCTCAAAAACGTGGTGGACGACGTCCTCATCGCCCGGAACCTGGCCATGCTCAACGCCCTCCCCTTTCTCCTGGTGGGCCTCTTCGCAGGAAAGGGCATCGCCTCCTACGGCCACCAGTACCTGATGAACTGGGTCGGACAGAACGTGGTCATGGACCTCCGCCTGCGGCTCTACGACCACCTCCAGAGAATGTCCCTCCGGTATCTCCACGGAAACCGCCTCGGGGAGATCATGTCCCGGATCACCAACGATGTGACCATCCTCCAGAACCTGGTCACCTCAGTGGTGGTCAACCTTGTGGTCCAGTCGGTCACTTTCCTCGGCATGGTGGGGTTTCTCTTCTATATCAACTGGAAGCTCACCCTTATCACCTTCGCCATCCTGCCCCTCACGGTGCTGATCCTCGACCGGGCGTCGAAGAAGCTCCGGATCGTGGGGCACGCCATCCAGAGCGAACTCGCGGGACTCTCCGCCGTGGTGCAGGAGGCCTTTTCGGCGGTGCGGGTCGTCCGGTCCTTCGCCACGGAGGACCTGGAACTTTCCCGATTCCGCAGAAGCAACCGGGAAAACTTCAGGGCGGTGATGCACGGCGTCCAGGTGCAGGCGGCCCTCGCCGCCATCATCGAGCTGGTCCTCATCGCCGCCCTGGCCCTCATTCTCTGGCTCGGCGGAAGGGAAGTGGTGGGAGGCGGCCAGACACCCGGAGAGCTCATCGCCTTCCTGGGGTACCTCGGTTTCCTTGTCCAGCCCATCCGGGTCTTCACCTCCGTGGTCAGCTCCATGCAGCTCGGCCTTGCCGCCGCGGAGCGCATCTTCAGCCTCCTGGACATTCCCGGGGAGGTCGAATCCCCGGTGAACCCCGTCCCCCTGGGGGTGCTGGAAGGGCGTGTCACCTTCCGGAACGTCACCTTCTCCTACGCGGAGGGGCAGCCGGTCCTCAGGGATATCTCCCTTGAAATCGTCCCGGGGGAAAAGGTGGCCCTGGTGGGCCCGACGGGCTCGGGCAAATCCACCCTGGCCGACCTCATCCCCCGGTTCTACGATCCAGACAGCGGAACCGTCCTTGTGGACGGCGCGGACCTCCGGCGGGTCAACCTCCGGGAACTTCGGAAGCAGATCGGCATCGTCCCCCAGGAATCCCTCCTGATGAAGGGGACCATCGCCTTCAACATCTCCTACGGCCTGCCGGAACTTTCTTCTGAACAGATACGGGAGGCCGCGGACATCGCGGGGATCCTCTCTTTCATTGAATCCCTCCCCGAAGGGTTCGAAACCGAGGTGGGAGAGCGGGGCGTCACCCTGAGCGGAGGGCAGAGGCAGCGCATCGCCATAGCCCGGGCGGTGGTCCGCGACCCGAGGATCCTCATCCTCGACGAGGCCACCTCCTCCCTGGACCTCGAAGTGGAACGTCAGGTCCAGGAGGCCATGAACCGGGCCATGAAGGGACGGACCTCCCTCGTCATCGCCCACCGCCTTTCCACCGTACGGAATGCCGACCGTATCGTGGTCCTCGACGGCGGGCGCATTGTCGAGCAGGGACGGCACGAGGAGCTTCTCACAGGCGGAGGAATGTACGGCAGGCTCTACCACCTCCAGTTCGACCGGGGAACGGGACAATGAGCCTCCTCAAGAGCTACCTTTCCTTCGCCCGGGGAGAAGCGCCCCTCTCCCCCTGGGGGATCACCTACCCCTTCGGGCTCGTGGCAAGAGCAGTGGTAACCCTCCGGAACTTCGCCTACGACCACGGCTTCGTTCCTCCCGTGGAGCCCTCCCTCCCCGTGATCAGCGTGGGGAACATCACCCTGGGCGGGACGAACAAGACCCCCTTCGTGGAAATGCTCTGCCGCATGCTCCTCGAGGCGGGTATCCCCGTGGGGATTGTCAGCAGGGGGTACGGCGGAACGACCGAGGACCCTGTGGTCCTCTCCTCGAACACCCTTCATGGAAGCGACGGCTTCTGCGCGGACGACATCGCCGCCCTCCGGGGGCTCGTGGGCGACGAACCGCTCCTGCTGGCCTCCCGGCTGCGGGGCGTTCCCGTGGCTGTTTCCAAGGACCGGCTCCGGGACATCGAAGCCCTCTCGGACAGGAATGTGAAGCTCATCGTCGCCGATGACGCCTTCCAGCACCGGCGGATGGCCAGGGATGTGGATATCGCCCTGGTGGACGCCTGCTGCCCCTTCGGGAACGGGTGGGTGGCCCCCGCGGGTATCCTCAGGGAGCCCCCCGCCGAGCTGTCCCGGGCCTCCCTGGTGGTGATCACCAAGTCGGACCAGGTTCCGGAGGAAAAGCTGCGGACCCTGGCGGATGAAATCCGCCGGTTGGTGCCGGAGGAAAAGGTATTCTACTCCAGGCTCTCGGTTCCCACCTGGCGGCGGTGGAACGGGTGCTGGAGCGGAGAGCGATGCGCCGCCCCCCGCACCGTCCTCGCCTTTTCCGCCATCGGAAGCCCTGAAAGCTTCCGGAGATCCCTGGAGCAGCAGGGAATCGCCATTCTCCGGGAACACAGGTTCAAGGACCACCACCGGTACGGCCGGGAGGACATGGAAATGCTGGAGGAGGCCTTCGCCGGGAGCGGGGCGGAAGCCATGACCTGCACCGAGAAGGATATCTACAATCTCCCCACCGACTGGAAACCCTCCCGGGACATCCTCGTCCCCCTCATCTCCACGGAGCTCGACGACGAACCCCGCTTCAGGAAGGCCCTCGCGGAAGCTCTGCGGCCGAGGATCGTGGTGGCGTCCAACGGCTACGGCGAAGACTCCATGGGAGCACTCCTTGCGCGGAAGCTCAGGGAGCGGTTCCCCGCTGCGGCGGTCTCCTCCTTCCCCATCGTGGGCAAGGGGGAGCATTACCTCAAAGAAGGCATTCCCGTGGACTCCGTGCCCGAGGATTCCCCCAGCGGCGGGGTCATCAAGTACCGCCTGTCCGACCTCTGGAGGGACCTTCGGTCGGGTCTTCTCCGCTCCATCGCCCGGCAGATGGGGGCGTGGAAGCGGCTCCGGGGGGCCATCCGCACCCCCGTCTGCGTGGGGGACGTCTACCTCCTGCTCCACGCCCTGTGGGGCCAGGGACAGCTTCCTGTCCTTGTGGCCACCGCCAAGACGGTCTACCTCAGCGGGCACTGGCGGCTCGAGCGGTTTATTATCAAGCACAGGAGCCGCATCGCCTGGACCCGGGACAGGGACACCGCGGAGGAACTTCTCCGGTCCGGCGCCGCCGCCCGGTTCGACGGCAATCCTATAATGGACCTGACCTGTGATAATACTATCGAGAAGGTCTCATGGGGCAAAAAGGGCGGTTTCCGGATCCTGCTCCTGCCCGGCAGCCGCCGGAGGGCCTACGAGGACGTCCGCCTCCTTCTCGACGCCGTGGAACTGCTGAGTGAACGGATGGCCTGCTCGTACCTCATGGTGATCGCCCCCACCCTCGACATGGAGGAGCTGCTGGCCTCCTGCCGGGGCTGGACCTCCTTCGAGGAGGACGGACGGATGGGAATACGGAAAGGAAAGACCTCCATCTCCTTCTTCTTCGGTCCCCTTCCCGCCGTTACCGAGGGAGCCCACCTGCTCATCGGCCTGGGCGGCACGGCGAACCAGGTCTGCGCCGGCATGGGGGTCCCCGTGGTGTCCATAGAGGAGAAGGGGAAGTTCGTGCAGAAAAAGCTCCTCGGCGAATCGGAGCTTCTCGTCCCGGCCACGGCCCGGGACCTTGCCTGCGGCGCGGAGAGAATACTCACCCACAATGAACTCCGCCTCCGGATGGCCAGGGAGGGCCGGGATCGCCTCGGCGGCCCCGGCGCCCTCGACATGGTGGTGGAGCACACTGCGTCTGCCATGGGATGGGGACTGCGGTGCGAAGTGTATTCAATGCTGTCGGAGCAATGGGGCCGCGAATGATTTTGTTGTCCTGAAGCATTTGTTTCTGTCATTCTGAGGTGTTTGTTTCTGTCATCCTGAGGCCGGCCTCTTGGCCGAAGGATCTCGGGCCTGATTTTGTGATTCCTCAAAACCAGATTCTTCGCTCCGCTCAGAATGACAGCACGGTTTGTCATCCCGAGCAACGCGAGGGATCTCGGGGTTGGTATGTCATACTGAGGCAGTTTCACCGCC
The window above is part of the Aminivibrio pyruvatiphilus genome. Proteins encoded here:
- the lpxK gene encoding tetraacyldisaccharide 4'-kinase, whose translation is MSLLKSYLSFARGEAPLSPWGITYPFGLVARAVVTLRNFAYDHGFVPPVEPSLPVISVGNITLGGTNKTPFVEMLCRMLLEAGIPVGIVSRGYGGTTEDPVVLSSNTLHGSDGFCADDIAALRGLVGDEPLLLASRLRGVPVAVSKDRLRDIEALSDRNVKLIVADDAFQHRRMARDVDIALVDACCPFGNGWVAPAGILREPPAELSRASLVVITKSDQVPEEKLRTLADEIRRLVPEEKVFYSRLSVPTWRRWNGCWSGERCAAPRTVLAFSAIGSPESFRRSLEQQGIAILREHRFKDHHRYGREDMEMLEEAFAGSGAEAMTCTEKDIYNLPTDWKPSRDILVPLISTELDDEPRFRKALAEALRPRIVVASNGYGEDSMGALLARKLRERFPAAAVSSFPIVGKGEHYLKEGIPVDSVPEDSPSGGVIKYRLSDLWRDLRSGLLRSIARQMGAWKRLRGAIRTPVCVGDVYLLLHALWGQGQLPVLVATAKTVYLSGHWRLERFIIKHRSRIAWTRDRDTAEELLRSGAAARFDGNPIMDLTCDNTIEKVSWGKKGGFRILLLPGSRRRAYEDVRLLLDAVELLSERMACSYLMVIAPTLDMEELLASCRGWTSFEEDGRMGIRKGKTSISFFFGPLPAVTEGAHLLIGLGGTANQVCAGMGVPVVSIEEKGKFVQKKLLGESELLVPATARDLACGAERILTHNELRLRMAREGRDRLGGPGALDMVVEHTASAMGWGLRCEVYSMLSEQWGRE
- a CDS encoding lipid-A-disaccharide synthase, with protein sequence MTPAGRGIFFSCGEVSGDGYAAAVLEALRRRGFSGPLFGMGGSLAAGAGAEIVSDSRALHLMGVADVLPAIPRLLRLKQSLVGLILSRRPGAVLLIDSPDFHLPLAASLRRSGWRGPIVYAVPPTVWAWRSGRVKNLRRDTDLCLPLFRFEHEYLLKAGVNSAWKGHPLVDEFSSPLPKETDPKQIALLPGSRRSEVVRLLPPLKECASLLKDRGYRPVFSIAPGMPEDLRNRLRDELKGHETWEGPGRDLLASSAAAAGASGTVAVEAMMLGRFMAVLYRGGFLSWLAWKTLVKTPRISIPNLLAGEELYPEFIQGRATGRNAFSALLGFLEDERIAEHVRAGLLSARSGMGFPGAVDFWAEHLEALVSGQSAFQGKGGDP
- a CDS encoding ABC transporter ATP-binding protein — encoded protein: MTTQQGGESPGKKSVYLRLLASARPYRKRFFWAVGCMLLASACNVVPPWLLKNVVDDVLIARNLAMLNALPFLLVGLFAGKGIASYGHQYLMNWVGQNVVMDLRLRLYDHLQRMSLRYLHGNRLGEIMSRITNDVTILQNLVTSVVVNLVVQSVTFLGMVGFLFYINWKLTLITFAILPLTVLILDRASKKLRIVGHAIQSELAGLSAVVQEAFSAVRVVRSFATEDLELSRFRRSNRENFRAVMHGVQVQAALAAIIELVLIAALALILWLGGREVVGGGQTPGELIAFLGYLGFLVQPIRVFTSVVSSMQLGLAAAERIFSLLDIPGEVESPVNPVPLGVLEGRVTFRNVTFSYAEGQPVLRDISLEIVPGEKVALVGPTGSGKSTLADLIPRFYDPDSGTVLVDGADLRRVNLRELRKQIGIVPQESLLMKGTIAFNISYGLPELSSEQIREAADIAGILSFIESLPEGFETEVGERGVTLSGGQRQRIAIARAVVRDPRILILDEATSSLDLEVERQVQEAMNRAMKGRTSLVIAHRLSTVRNADRIVVLDGGRIVEQGRHEELLTGGGMYGRLYHLQFDRGTGQ